Proteins encoded together in one Sphingobacteriales bacterium window:
- a CDS encoding thioredoxin family protein, producing MMTFFNNNQFEPFSSEITEQFPLVLVEIYADWSGSCHIMSPVIKDLKNDLNGSLKICRVNFDTDKTLINKYHITKTPAYLIFNQGKMIEKIEGIIPRKTLVNKIKILIRNGKN from the coding sequence GTGATGACGTTTTTCAACAACAATCAGTTTGAGCCTTTTTCATCAGAAATCACAGAACAGTTTCCTCTTGTTCTGGTTGAAATTTATGCCGACTGGAGTGGCTCTTGTCATATCATGTCTCCGGTAATTAAAGATCTTAAAAACGATCTGAATGGCTCACTTAAGATATGCAGGGTAAATTTTGATACTGATAAAACACTCATCAACAAATACCACATCACAAAAACGCCTGCCTATCTGATTTTCAATCAGGGAAAAATGATTGAAAAAATCGAAGGAATTATTCCAAGAAAAACACTTGTCAATAAAATCAAAATCTTAATCAGGAACGGAAAAAATTAA
- a CDS encoding D-tyrosyl-tRNA(Tyr) deacylase has product MRVVIQRVKEASVHIDHQPYSSIGKGLLVFLGIEHEDEEEDVSWLCKKISQLRIFDDAEGIMNLSVSDTDGEIMVVSQFTLHASTKKGNRPSYIRAARPEKAIPLYENFIKTLKELINKEVKSGVFGAMMDIHLINDGPVTILIDSRQKE; this is encoded by the coding sequence ATGCGTGTAGTTATTCAAAGGGTAAAAGAAGCCTCAGTTCACATTGACCATCAGCCATATAGCAGCATTGGAAAAGGACTTCTGGTGTTTCTCGGAATAGAACACGAAGACGAAGAAGAAGATGTCAGTTGGTTGTGTAAAAAAATATCACAGCTCAGAATTTTTGATGATGCTGAAGGAATCATGAACCTTTCGGTCAGCGATACAGATGGGGAAATCATGGTGGTCAGTCAGTTTACTCTGCATGCAAGTACCAAAAAAGGAAACCGTCCATCATATATCCGGGCCGCAAGGCCTGAAAAAGCCATTCCGCTCTATGAAAATTTTATAAAAACATTGAAAGAACTGATTAATAAAGAAGTTAAATCGGGTGTTTTCGGAGCCATGATGGATATTCACCTTATCAATGACGGCCCTGTTACCATACTGATTGACAGCAGACAAAAGGAATAA
- a CDS encoding radical SAM protein gives MKIKPSLRKKAGLTVFRHYRKAQAELHELSYLFWECTLRCNISCLHCGSDCRKESSISDMPANDFLQVTKELTHYYNPNKVMVVLTGGEPLMRKDLEYVGQELKKQGYPWGFVTNGVALTSQRFRSLMNAGLRSVTVSLDGFEDTHEWLRGHKGGFNKAVEAIRLIVREPDLVYDVATCISRKNFHQLNDLKEFLIELGVKKWRIFTIFPTGRAKGNDELDVSPEQMLGLMNFLKETREEGRIRASYGCEGYLGNFETEVRDGYYFCRAGVMIASVLADGSISACPNIHRGFVQGNIYQDKFIDVWNNRFENFRNRDWAKTGKCMNCEAFRYCEGNSMHLREPGNENPLRCHYEMMKQCGHS, from the coding sequence TTGAAAATCAAACCTTCATTACGAAAAAAAGCCGGGCTGACTGTTTTCAGACATTACCGGAAAGCTCAGGCTGAACTTCATGAACTTTCCTATTTGTTCTGGGAGTGTACCTTGCGTTGTAATATTTCGTGCCTGCACTGTGGCAGCGACTGCCGGAAAGAAAGCAGTATCTCCGACATGCCAGCCAATGATTTTCTACAGGTGACCAAAGAGCTTACCCACTACTACAATCCAAACAAAGTGATGGTGGTACTCACTGGCGGGGAACCTTTGATGCGGAAAGATCTGGAATATGTCGGGCAGGAATTGAAAAAACAAGGCTATCCATGGGGGTTTGTTACCAATGGTGTTGCATTGACGTCTCAACGCTTTCGTTCACTCATGAATGCCGGACTACGCTCTGTTACGGTCAGTCTCGATGGATTTGAAGACACACATGAATGGCTGAGAGGACATAAGGGCGGTTTCAATAAAGCGGTGGAAGCTATTCGTCTGATTGTCAGGGAACCTGATCTGGTGTATGATGTCGCTACCTGTATCAGCAGGAAAAATTTTCACCAGCTTAATGATTTAAAAGAGTTTCTGATAGAGCTGGGTGTAAAGAAGTGGAGAATATTCACCATTTTTCCCACAGGACGGGCAAAAGGAAATGATGAACTGGATGTAAGCCCTGAGCAAATGCTTGGGTTGATGAACTTTTTAAAGGAAACAAGAGAAGAAGGCCGTATCAGGGCAAGTTACGGATGCGAAGGCTATTTGGGAAATTTCGAAACTGAAGTCAGGGATGGATATTATTTTTGCCGTGCCGGGGTAATGATTGCTTCCGTTCTGGCAGATGGTTCCATTTCAGCTTGTCCCAATATTCACAGAGGTTTTGTTCAGGGAAATATTTATCAGGACAAATTCATTGACGTATGGAACAACCGGTTTGAGAACTTCAGAAACCGTGACTGGGCCAAAACAGGTAAATGCATGAATTGCGAGGCTTTCAGATATTGTGAAGGTAACTCAATGCACCTGCGCGAACCCGGCAATGAAAATCCCCTTCGATGTCACTACGAAATGATGAAACAATGCGGGCATTCATGA
- a CDS encoding cation transporter: MKDKNRKIALLEGWLSTVVNTFLFAIKLWAGIMTGSIAIIADAWHTLSDSLTSVIVIIGVKVSSKPADREHPFGHGRAELIASLIIGVLLAVVAANFASESIKRLIRHEVVIFNTLSIVVMIVSVVVKEAIAQYAFYAARITKMDFLKADGWHHRSDSIASVLILIGIIFQKKAFWIDGVLGLIVSVLILLVAVKVIRDAVNCLLGKDITEETKMQIVNIVDETSFHQMHPHHFHYHEYGRHQEVTFHIRLPAEMTVSEAHDIAKKIEVSIEERLNIQATIHIDPV, from the coding sequence ATGAAAGACAAAAACAGAAAAATAGCGTTGCTGGAAGGCTGGCTTTCCACAGTCGTCAATACATTTTTGTTTGCAATAAAGCTTTGGGCAGGAATAATGACAGGTTCCATTGCCATCATTGCTGATGCATGGCATACGCTTTCGGATTCCCTGACCTCAGTCATTGTTATTATTGGAGTTAAAGTTTCATCAAAACCGGCAGACAGGGAACATCCCTTCGGACATGGTCGTGCTGAGCTGATTGCCTCGCTCATTATCGGAGTTTTGCTGGCAGTGGTGGCTGCCAATTTTGCCAGTGAGTCCATCAAAAGACTTATCAGACATGAAGTGGTTATTTTTAATACCCTCAGTATTGTTGTCATGATTGTTTCTGTGGTCGTTAAAGAAGCCATTGCACAATATGCATTTTATGCTGCACGGATTACCAAAATGGATTTTCTGAAAGCCGATGGTTGGCATCACCGCAGCGATTCCATTGCATCTGTATTAATATTAATAGGAATCATATTTCAGAAAAAGGCTTTCTGGATTGACGGGGTTTTAGGCCTGATTGTATCAGTTCTGATACTGTTGGTTGCGGTTAAAGTCATCAGGGATGCTGTAAATTGTTTGCTGGGAAAAGATATAACAGAGGAAACCAAAATGCAGATAGTCAATATAGTGGATGAAACTTCCTTTCATCAGATGCACCCCCATCACTTTCATTATCATGAATATGGAAGGCATCAGGAGGTAACATTTCATATCCGCCTTCCGGCAGAAATGACAGTCAGCGAAGCTCACGACATTGCCAAAAAAATCGAAGTCAGCATTGAAGAGAGACTGAATATTCAGGCTACCATTCATATTGATCCGGTCTGA
- a CDS encoding tetratricopeptide repeat protein, with protein sequence MKICKLIFFSTLLITAFISQAQNLFDEEHSRQYAEFLFSAGKYEEARQEYKRLLLLDDLNTDVRLREVQCLRYSGQLREALKRMEDYRKKGGIISYSIEIEYVKLLLLNRESTTFRKVYLPQSILNDSDKVVFILIDYLLNKDFKKTDEFRASENFSNPAYKRLTEINSELQSIRMKNPLVGGLLSTAIPGLGKIYSGFWQDGLISLLYTGMSAFQAYRSFKKDGIRSIFGWYSAMMTAAFYSGNIYGSVKAVSKYNQLKTELFNREIEEILFNYY encoded by the coding sequence ATGAAGATTTGTAAACTGATCTTTTTCAGTACTTTACTCATTACAGCATTCATCAGCCAGGCTCAAAATCTGTTTGATGAGGAACACAGCAGACAATATGCTGAATTTTTATTTTCTGCCGGAAAGTATGAAGAAGCAAGGCAGGAATATAAGCGTCTGTTGTTATTGGATGATCTGAACACGGATGTCAGGCTCAGAGAGGTTCAGTGCTTAAGATACTCAGGTCAGCTCAGGGAAGCACTGAAAAGGATGGAAGATTACCGGAAGAAAGGTGGAATAATTAGCTATTCAATTGAAATTGAATATGTTAAGCTGTTATTACTTAACAGGGAATCGACAACTTTCAGGAAAGTTTACCTGCCGCAAAGTATACTGAACGATTCCGACAAGGTGGTTTTTATTCTTATTGATTATTTACTGAATAAAGACTTTAAAAAAACTGATGAGTTCAGAGCATCTGAAAACTTTTCAAATCCTGCTTATAAAAGACTTACAGAAATAAACTCAGAATTGCAGTCAATCAGAATGAAAAATCCGCTTGTAGGTGGGCTTTTGTCAACAGCCATTCCGGGACTGGGGAAAATTTATTCAGGTTTCTGGCAAGACGGGCTTATTTCGTTGTTATATACCGGAATGTCTGCCTTTCAGGCCTATCGAAGTTTTAAAAAAGATGGCATCAGGAGCATTTTTGGCTGGTATTCAGCCATGATGACTGCCGCTTTTTATAGTGGTAATATATATGGCTCTGTGAAAGCAGTCAGTAAATACAATCAACTTAAAACCGAATTATTTAACAGAGAGATTGAAGAAATTCTGTTTAATTATTATTAG
- a CDS encoding membrane protein insertion efficiency factor YidD, with the protein MKVFIVILMCVSVFQLKAQTLEELKILEKTTEHDDRPYYLKFVRNQGKTGDKIVSAMFLFYKNFISSQDFVSCSFYPSCSEYALLVLKKQNIFTGTMNFFDRLTRCHTFTPQQYHIHPEYHLQIDLPKNARYEDL; encoded by the coding sequence ATGAAAGTTTTTATCGTTATCCTGATGTGCGTTAGTGTTTTTCAGCTGAAAGCCCAAACGTTGGAAGAGCTGAAAATACTGGAAAAAACGACAGAGCATGATGACAGGCCTTATTATCTGAAATTTGTCAGAAATCAGGGCAAAACGGGAGATAAAATAGTGTCTGCCATGTTTTTGTTTTATAAAAATTTTATTTCATCCCAGGATTTTGTTTCATGCAGTTTTTATCCTTCCTGTTCCGAATATGCACTTCTGGTTCTAAAAAAACAGAATATTTTTACCGGCACCATGAATTTTTTTGACAGGCTGACCCGTTGCCATACCTTCACACCTCAGCAATATCATATCCATCCGGAATATCATCTGCAGATTGATTTACCCAAAAATGCGCGGTATGAAGATTTGTAA
- a CDS encoding tetratricopeptide repeat protein has protein sequence MKETTFMADSFFISQDYENAADLYRRIIFFSVDSVNYRHYLKLSECLFHAGHYDEALYYYDIAYNNLENDTLLNEISFRKTLIYILLKDYKQARRELLNIDTAQSLSVQNRYNFYHGVISFREGNYTLAESYFIASLDSLTKKDSNKIREIFTYLPNGKPNPNTAKWLSIIFPGLGQLYAGDIRNAVNSFILNGILGGLFVYVSLKYGLLDAGLSIFPWFQRYYFGGFKRAAQIALKKQEEKREEVLKKIFIFYQGYLVNE, from the coding sequence ATGAAGGAAACAACCTTCATGGCCGACAGTTTTTTTATTTCTCAGGACTATGAAAATGCAGCCGACCTGTACCGAAGGATCATCTTTTTTTCTGTGGACAGTGTGAATTACCGGCATTACCTGAAGTTATCGGAATGTTTGTTTCATGCCGGCCATTATGACGAAGCACTTTATTATTACGATATTGCCTATAACAACCTGGAAAATGACACTTTACTCAATGAAATTTCTTTTCGTAAAACATTGATATACATTCTGTTAAAAGACTACAAACAGGCACGAAGAGAATTGCTGAATATTGATACCGCTCAGTCATTATCCGTTCAAAACAGGTATAATTTTTATCATGGTGTCATCAGTTTCAGGGAAGGGAATTATACCCTGGCAGAATCATATTTTATTGCCTCCCTCGATAGTTTAACAAAAAAAGATTCAAACAAAATCAGAGAAATTTTCACATATCTTCCCAACGGAAAGCCAAATCCCAATACGGCAAAATGGCTGAGTATCATTTTCCCAGGTCTTGGGCAGTTGTATGCTGGTGATATCAGAAATGCAGTAAATTCATTTATTCTGAATGGTATTTTAGGAGGATTGTTTGTTTATGTTTCATTAAAATACGGATTGCTGGATGCAGGATTGAGTATTTTCCCATGGTTTCAGCGTTATTATTTCGGAGGCTTCAAAAGAGCAGCACAAATTGCGTTAAAAAAACAGGAAGAGAAAAGAGAAGAGGTACTGAAGAAAATATTTATTTTTTATCAGGGATATTTGGTGAATGAATAA
- a CDS encoding sigma 54-interacting transcriptional regulator: MTFHFADIEKIPFPVFWADKSMKIVYANQKACVHLGYSLDELTKLTIEDISLRFQPLKWEELTSTISEKGFHYFESRHITKNKTIIPVEIYVSRYDIDGKEYFCGMVVEISELSFTNSLSREGSLLLEAFLNYIDEPLGLIDNMMNVIYYNQNAKKLLGIENDDYIGKKCLTLINQENEIKKVFQSGKTEMVEQYLPEKDLWLDVLYHPIFGKNREVVKVAQHFRDITARKKAEISLLDTLMELKRSEEEKRLSHFVIDNTHQAIFMLKKDGTFFRVNDYACEYWGYSRQELEQMKVWQINPTLNEKSWSKIWEQLCREKRLLLETIHQTSNGELRDVEISANLLEFEGNTFSVGFVHDITEKKKSEKKLKDALAEIQSLKNKLEAENIYLQDEIKLEHNFEEIITQNAEMKKILTNVERVANTRTTVLILGETGTGKELIARAIHNISNRNKHPLVKVNCAALPASLIESELFGYEKGAFTGALYKKIGRFELADKGTIFLDEIGELPIELQPKLLRVLQDGEFERLGNPKTFKVDVRVIAATNRNLSEEVKKGNFRPDLFYRLNVFPISLPPLRQRKEDIPLLVNYFINKFSHKTGRKFSSVSHKTMAACQLYDWPGNIRELENVIERAMITSMGTELVINENLFHSNSIRDIENMTIENIEKEHILKVLQSTAYRIRGEKGAAKILGLKPTTLEARMKKLGISKNNL, encoded by the coding sequence ATGACATTTCATTTTGCAGATATTGAAAAAATCCCTTTCCCTGTTTTTTGGGCAGATAAAAGCATGAAAATAGTTTATGCCAACCAGAAAGCCTGCGTGCATCTGGGCTATTCGCTGGATGAACTGACAAAACTGACCATTGAAGACATTAGCCTGAGATTTCAGCCCCTTAAATGGGAAGAACTTACTTCTACCATTTCTGAAAAAGGTTTTCATTATTTTGAAAGCCGGCACATCACGAAAAATAAAACAATTATTCCGGTCGAAATTTATGTTTCCAGATATGATATTGACGGAAAAGAATATTTCTGTGGCATGGTAGTCGAAATTTCTGAACTCAGCTTTACAAATTCTTTATCCCGTGAAGGCAGCCTGCTGCTGGAAGCTTTCCTGAATTACATTGATGAGCCTCTGGGGCTAATTGACAATATGATGAATGTAATCTACTATAACCAAAATGCCAAAAAACTGCTTGGCATCGAAAACGATGATTACATTGGAAAGAAATGCCTGACACTCATCAATCAGGAGAATGAAATTAAAAAAGTGTTTCAGAGCGGAAAAACTGAAATGGTCGAACAATACCTGCCTGAAAAAGACCTGTGGCTGGATGTACTTTACCATCCAATATTCGGCAAGAACCGGGAAGTGGTAAAGGTTGCACAACATTTCCGCGACATTACCGCCAGAAAAAAGGCAGAAATAAGCTTATTGGACACCTTAATGGAATTAAAAAGATCTGAGGAAGAAAAACGTCTGTCTCATTTCGTAATCGACAATACCCATCAGGCTATTTTCATGTTGAAAAAAGACGGTACTTTTTTCAGGGTGAACGATTATGCCTGTGAATACTGGGGATATTCCCGGCAAGAACTTGAGCAGATGAAAGTCTGGCAGATCAATCCTACCCTGAATGAAAAAAGCTGGTCAAAAATCTGGGAACAGCTTTGCCGTGAGAAAAGGTTATTGCTTGAAACCATACACCAGACAAGCAACGGAGAATTGAGAGATGTCGAAATATCTGCCAATTTACTTGAATTTGAAGGAAATACGTTCAGTGTCGGCTTTGTGCATGACATAACCGAGAAAAAGAAATCAGAAAAAAAACTCAAAGATGCTTTGGCAGAGATTCAATCCTTAAAAAACAAGCTGGAAGCAGAAAACATCTATCTGCAGGATGAAATCAAACTGGAGCATAATTTTGAGGAAATCATCACCCAGAATGCCGAAATGAAAAAAATCCTGACAAATGTGGAACGGGTGGCAAATACCCGCACCACGGTATTGATTCTCGGAGAAACAGGAACAGGTAAAGAGCTGATAGCCAGAGCAATACACAATATCAGCAACCGCAACAAACACCCCTTGGTGAAAGTCAATTGTGCGGCATTGCCTGCTTCTCTGATTGAAAGTGAATTGTTTGGGTATGAAAAAGGGGCATTCACCGGGGCGCTCTACAAAAAAATAGGCCGCTTTGAACTTGCAGACAAAGGAACCATTTTTCTGGATGAAATCGGTGAATTACCCATCGAACTGCAGCCGAAACTCTTGAGGGTATTACAGGATGGTGAATTTGAACGTCTTGGGAATCCCAAAACTTTCAAGGTAGATGTGCGCGTCATTGCCGCTACCAACCGTAACCTCAGCGAGGAAGTAAAAAAGGGAAATTTCCGCCCTGATTTATTTTACCGCCTGAATGTATTCCCTATTTCCCTGCCTCCCTTACGTCAGCGAAAGGAAGACATCCCTCTGCTTGTCAATTATTTCATCAATAAATTTTCACATAAAACAGGCCGAAAGTTTAGCTCAGTTTCCCATAAAACCATGGCTGCATGTCAGTTGTACGACTGGCCGGGAAATATCCGGGAACTCGAAAACGTGATTGAAAGAGCCATGATAACCAGTATGGGTACTGAACTGGTGATAAATGAAAATTTATTTCATTCAAATTCAATCCGGGACATTGAAAACATGACCATTGAAAACATTGAGAAAGAGCATATTTTAAAAGTACTTCAATCCACAGCTTACCGCATACGGGGTGAAAAGGGTGCAGCTAAGATTCTGGGACTCAAGCCCACTACACTTGAAGCAAGAATGAAAAAACTGGGAATCTCAAAAAATAACCTATAA
- a CDS encoding TM2 domain-containing protein, which produces MKNILVLILAFVLTGFAYADGGKYKINDETVNQMFTNAPETNGFDFTVSPLTGNALPEQITGEKNPWVAWALTFTAGVGICGIHRLYLGTKTGVFIAYLCTAGGCGIVQTIDWVVLLIGAMNKDISKYIDNSKLFMF; this is translated from the coding sequence ATGAAAAACATTTTAGTGCTGATTTTAGCTTTTGTATTAACAGGATTTGCTTATGCAGATGGAGGAAAATACAAAATCAATGACGAAACTGTCAATCAGATGTTCACCAACGCCCCTGAAACAAATGGTTTCGATTTCACTGTAAGCCCTCTTACCGGAAATGCCTTACCGGAACAAATAACCGGAGAAAAAAATCCATGGGTGGCATGGGCGCTAACATTTACAGCTGGTGTTGGTATTTGTGGTATTCACAGGTTGTATTTGGGTACTAAAACCGGAGTCTTCATTGCCTATTTATGTACTGCCGGAGGATGTGGTATCGTTCAGACTATTGACTGGGTAGTGCTATTGATAGGTGCCATGAACAAGGATATCAGCAAATACATCGACAATTCCAAGTTATTTATGTTCTGA
- a CDS encoding T9SS type A sorting domain-containing protein, which translates to MQKRILKWCVLLCGFIPGFHSPVVAQYGAPENLYFNRKIQEQKEIWKLPVADSNCDIFYFIENQKDTDLTTPALSFQPVTESPPENAFDIRLFPNPCSSEIRIISEGTEQQEFTLDIFNMRGELLATYQLKINAGEFRELNMGKYPKGTYLLVFTTANGTTIKRKVIKNQ; encoded by the coding sequence GTGCAAAAAAGAATTCTCAAATGGTGTGTATTGCTGTGCGGTTTCATTCCGGGATTTCATTCTCCTGTTGTCGCCCAGTATGGTGCACCTGAAAATCTTTATTTCAATCGAAAAATTCAGGAACAGAAAGAAATCTGGAAGCTTCCCGTAGCAGATTCCAATTGCGATATATTCTATTTTATTGAAAATCAGAAAGATACTGATCTTACAACTCCCGCTCTTTCCTTTCAGCCTGTTACAGAATCTCCGCCAGAAAATGCTTTCGATATCCGGCTTTTCCCTAATCCCTGTTCCTCAGAAATCAGGATAATATCTGAAGGGACGGAACAGCAGGAATTTACATTGGATATATTTAACATGCGGGGAGAACTGCTGGCCACATACCAATTAAAGATCAATGCCGGAGAATTCAGGGAGCTGAATATGGGGAAGTACCCCAAAGGCACCTACCTGCTGGTTTTTACCACAGCCAACGGAACAACAATAAAAAGAAAAGTTATTAAAAATCAATAA
- a CDS encoding M20/M25/M40 family metallo-hydrolase, translated as MNKILIVFTALLFASHVSFSQIHSSFAESALKKHIQYLASDKLKGRKSGSPEALKAAGYIRKQFKNQHLELLFDNGFQYFDVVTAYHMGKNNTFKTAELTAKAGTDFIPLVFSADTSVSADVFFAGYGFDIQTDKFKWNDYADVDVKGKIVVLFNGEPDLKERNNPFSEFSSDNYKAMVAADKGAAGVIFIYPASEKKEDFLPPLVFSKTNSRSKIPVIQISRSFASRALFTQNQSLEMIESSILEKKSPMSFDLEKNVSLSTEVITSQGKTCNVAAILKGSGPLLKDEYIVIGAHYDHLGMGGPGSGSRFPDTIAVHNGADDNASGVAAMIELAGKLSKNRSVLKRSVIFVAFTGEESGLLGSSKFVASCPVPLSRIKAMINMDMVGRLDTISKYLLIGGTGTARENDSLFSIFEKEYSFDFKKSPEGLGPSDHASFYANNIPVIFITTGAHNDYHTWADDEDKINYKGMTNLLEFVEELATSYANLPQITFQEAGPKTKSSSGSYKVTLGILPDFSASDVKGLKVQSVRSGGPAQLSGMRNGDVITAVNGAEVNNIYDYMNRLKSLHPGDQITVDVVRDGTRITLFVQL; from the coding sequence ATGAATAAAATTCTTATTGTTTTTACAGCTTTGCTATTTGCAAGCCATGTTTCCTTTTCACAAATTCACTCCTCCTTCGCGGAGTCTGCTTTAAAAAAACATATTCAATACCTTGCATCTGACAAATTGAAAGGAAGAAAAAGCGGATCGCCCGAAGCCCTTAAAGCAGCAGGTTATATTCGCAAACAATTCAAGAATCAACATCTGGAGTTGCTCTTTGACAATGGTTTTCAATATTTTGACGTTGTTACAGCCTATCACATGGGTAAAAACAATACCTTTAAAACCGCTGAGTTAACCGCTAAGGCCGGAACAGATTTTATTCCCTTAGTCTTTTCAGCCGATACCAGCGTGTCAGCAGATGTGTTTTTTGCCGGTTATGGGTTTGATATTCAGACAGATAAATTTAAATGGAATGATTATGCTGATGTGGATGTAAAAGGAAAAATTGTTGTCCTTTTTAACGGAGAGCCCGACCTGAAAGAAAGAAATAATCCGTTTTCAGAATTTTCCTCCGACAATTACAAAGCCATGGTGGCTGCTGATAAAGGAGCTGCAGGTGTAATTTTTATTTATCCTGCATCTGAAAAAAAGGAGGATTTTCTCCCTCCTCTTGTTTTCTCAAAAACCAACAGCCGTTCAAAAATTCCTGTCATTCAGATTAGCCGGAGCTTTGCTTCCAGAGCATTATTTACTCAGAATCAATCGCTTGAAATGATTGAAAGCAGCATACTGGAAAAAAAATCTCCCATGAGTTTTGATTTGGAAAAAAATGTCTCTTTATCAACTGAAGTCATAACAAGTCAGGGAAAGACATGCAATGTGGCAGCTATCCTGAAAGGAAGCGGCCCCCTGCTGAAGGATGAATACATCGTCATCGGGGCACATTACGACCATCTGGGGATGGGAGGCCCGGGTTCAGGTTCCCGTTTCCCCGACACTATTGCTGTTCATAATGGTGCTGACGATAATGCCTCAGGCGTTGCGGCAATGATTGAACTTGCCGGCAAGTTAAGTAAAAATCGCTCAGTGCTTAAAAGGAGCGTTATTTTTGTGGCTTTTACGGGGGAAGAATCCGGATTGCTTGGCTCCTCAAAATTTGTTGCCAGCTGCCCCGTTCCCCTTTCCCGGATTAAAGCCATGATCAATATGGACATGGTCGGTAGGCTGGATACCATTAGTAAATATTTGCTTATTGGCGGAACAGGCACTGCCCGCGAAAATGATTCCCTTTTCAGTATTTTTGAAAAAGAATATTCCTTTGATTTTAAAAAATCTCCGGAAGGACTCGGGCCATCAGACCATGCCTCATTTTATGCAAACAATATCCCTGTCATCTTTATCACTACCGGTGCACATAACGATTATCACACCTGGGCTGATGATGAGGACAAAATCAATTACAAGGGAATGACCAACTTACTTGAATTTGTTGAAGAGCTGGCAACCAGCTATGCAAACCTACCTCAAATCACTTTTCAGGAAGCAGGGCCTAAAACAAAATCATCTTCAGGGAGTTATAAAGTTACCCTTGGCATATTGCCTGATTTCTCAGCCAGTGATGTCAAGGGATTGAAGGTACAGTCGGTCAGAAGCGGTGGGCCTGCCCAGTTGTCGGGGATGAGAAACGGAGATGTGATTACAGCAGTCAATGGTGCTGAGGTAAACAACATTTACGATTATATGAACCGGCTGAAAAGCCTCCATCCTGGCGATCAGATCACTGTTGATGTGGTTCGGGATGGTACCAGAATTACCCTTTTTGTGCAACTTTAA